A genomic region of Catalinimonas niigatensis contains the following coding sequences:
- a CDS encoding PadR family transcriptional regulator, producing the protein MKGTHIGEFEELVLLTVGILYDDAYGLAITDEIEERTGRSVTVSSVHKALMRMEQKGFLRSHMGGATEERGGRNKRLFTITNSGKEALREARTMRNELWDAIPKVVWDIKMS; encoded by the coding sequence ATGAAAGGGACCCACATTGGTGAATTTGAAGAACTTGTATTACTTACTGTAGGCATCCTTTATGATGATGCTTATGGACTAGCCATAACTGATGAAATAGAAGAGCGTACGGGAAGAAGTGTAACCGTAAGTTCGGTACACAAAGCCCTGATGCGCATGGAGCAAAAAGGCTTCTTGCGGTCTCACATGGGAGGAGCCACAGAAGAGAGGGGAGGAAGAAACAAACGACTCTTTACCATCACCAACTCTGGCAAAGAAGCATTAAGAGAAGCCAGGACCATGCGCAATGAACTGTGGGACGCCATTCCTAAAGTGGTATGGGATATAAAAATGAGCTAA
- a CDS encoding ABC transporter permease has product MCKLPKHQPEPPKLATRFLRWYCRAELVDEVEGDLYELFQRRVDDQGLWKAETLYWLNVLMFLHPDYIRKRNHYPTNHTAMLKSYFTIAFRNLTKRKLYAGINILGLSIGLTSCLLIFLYIHHELSYDTMHTKADRIYRVAMKWNVADQQIDATLTPPPLAETAVEEFPEVVNAARICHFLSTMNIRYGETAIIEEQVLLADSTFFDVFSFPLVAGDPATALVKPNTAVITETTARKYFGNVPALGKTLLVGDGQVPHEVTGVVKDLPANVHFHFSMLRSMASLEFASSDDWFEHGFITYLLLREGASSQSLEAKFSGLVEKYVGPVIPQYFGVSLETFIQQGNQYGYFLQPLLDIHLHSNLDQELEPNGDITYVYVLAIIAFFIILLACINFMNLATARSANRAKEVGVRKTLGSLRSSLVGQFMTESVVLSFIATCLAVLGTNLLLPSFGNIAGKEISGELFVQSWFLLGLLGFTLLVGILAGSYPAFYLSSFGPVEVLKGKLTRGTKSRGIRNILVVFQFFASITLVICTLLVYQQLEYAQAKNLGLDKENVMIMKGAQSLSESQQAAFKQDLINQSQVVNASISYDIPPGSMARTIFKKNTAEKGGTLHVYEVDYDFLATMQIELLEGRNFSRSFSTDTAAILLNESAVKKLGPGNLLNEEIVHTGSGKTYQVVGIVKDFNYESLRHEIQPMALMLTNQGTYLSARINSDDVSATVAQIESLWEKHAPAQPFQYTFMDDNYEALFRAEQRLGKVFSIFTGLAIVVACLGLLGLATFMAEQRTKEIGIRKVMGASATNIIILLSGDFTKLVILAFVIAIPVAYYLMQWWLEGFAYRTNISLWVFVLAGVGALLIAWLTVSWQSIKAALANPIDSLKTE; this is encoded by the coding sequence ATGTGCAAGCTGCCAAAACATCAACCTGAGCCACCAAAGTTAGCCACTCGCTTCCTGAGATGGTATTGCCGTGCAGAATTGGTGGATGAAGTAGAAGGGGATCTGTATGAACTATTTCAAAGGAGGGTGGACGATCAGGGACTTTGGAAAGCTGAAACTCTTTACTGGCTCAATGTGCTGATGTTCCTACACCCTGATTATATCCGTAAAAGAAATCATTACCCTACGAATCATACAGCTATGTTAAAAAGCTATTTCACGATCGCCTTCCGCAATCTGACAAAAAGAAAATTATATGCTGGTATCAATATTCTAGGGTTATCTATCGGACTCACTTCCTGTCTGCTGATTTTCTTGTATATACACCATGAGTTAAGCTATGATACCATGCACACCAAAGCTGACCGAATTTACCGGGTGGCAATGAAGTGGAACGTTGCTGACCAACAAATAGATGCTACGCTTACTCCACCACCGCTAGCGGAGACGGCGGTAGAAGAGTTTCCCGAAGTAGTAAATGCCGCGCGCATTTGTCATTTTCTCAGCACCATGAACATTCGTTACGGCGAAACCGCCATTATTGAAGAACAAGTTCTTTTAGCTGACTCTACTTTTTTTGATGTCTTTAGCTTCCCACTCGTAGCAGGTGATCCCGCCACAGCCTTGGTTAAGCCGAATACGGCGGTCATTACCGAAACTACAGCCCGGAAATACTTTGGCAACGTACCCGCTTTGGGTAAAACACTACTGGTAGGTGATGGGCAGGTACCGCATGAAGTAACCGGTGTGGTAAAAGACCTTCCTGCTAATGTGCATTTCCACTTCAGTATGCTACGCTCGATGGCTTCACTGGAGTTTGCAAGCAGTGATGATTGGTTTGAGCATGGCTTTATCACTTATCTTTTGCTACGGGAAGGGGCATCATCTCAATCACTGGAAGCGAAGTTTTCGGGGTTGGTAGAAAAATACGTAGGGCCGGTAATACCACAATACTTTGGTGTTTCACTGGAAACTTTTATCCAGCAGGGTAATCAGTATGGCTACTTTCTACAGCCGTTGTTAGATATTCACCTACATTCTAATTTAGACCAGGAGCTAGAGCCCAACGGCGATATTACCTACGTGTATGTCCTGGCGATCATTGCCTTTTTCATCATTCTGCTGGCCTGTATCAACTTCATGAACCTGGCTACCGCCCGATCAGCTAATCGGGCTAAAGAAGTGGGGGTGCGCAAAACCCTCGGCTCGTTACGCTCCAGTTTGGTGGGGCAGTTCATGACTGAATCAGTCGTACTGAGCTTTATTGCTACCTGCTTGGCTGTACTTGGTACTAATCTGTTACTTCCATCTTTTGGAAACATTGCCGGTAAAGAGATTTCCGGTGAGTTATTTGTCCAGTCCTGGTTTCTGCTTGGCTTATTAGGGTTCACGCTGCTCGTAGGGATACTCGCAGGTAGCTACCCCGCATTTTATCTCTCTTCATTTGGTCCGGTAGAAGTGCTGAAGGGAAAGTTAACAAGAGGTACGAAAAGCAGAGGTATCCGCAATATACTCGTGGTGTTTCAGTTTTTCGCCTCTATCACCCTTGTCATTTGTACCTTGCTGGTATATCAGCAACTAGAATACGCCCAAGCGAAAAATCTGGGGCTGGACAAAGAGAATGTAATGATTATGAAAGGAGCGCAATCTCTTTCCGAAAGTCAACAAGCGGCCTTCAAGCAAGACTTAATTAACCAATCACAAGTAGTGAATGCCAGCATTTCTTACGACATCCCTCCTGGCTCAATGGCTAGAACGATCTTTAAAAAAAACACCGCCGAAAAAGGAGGTACGCTGCATGTGTATGAGGTAGATTACGACTTTCTGGCTACGATGCAGATTGAGCTACTGGAAGGCAGAAATTTCTCCCGAAGCTTCTCCACCGATACCGCTGCTATTTTGCTAAATGAGTCAGCCGTTAAAAAATTAGGTCCAGGGAATCTGTTGAACGAGGAAATAGTCCATACCGGCTCAGGCAAAACTTACCAGGTTGTCGGGATAGTCAAGGACTTCAACTATGAAAGCTTACGCCATGAAATACAGCCGATGGCTTTAATGCTTACTAACCAAGGAACGTATCTTTCCGCTCGGATTAATAGTGACGATGTATCGGCTACGGTAGCTCAAATAGAAAGCCTGTGGGAGAAGCATGCGCCAGCTCAACCCTTTCAGTACACTTTTATGGATGATAATTATGAAGCTTTGTTTAGAGCCGAGCAGAGATTGGGCAAGGTGTTTTCTATTTTCACCGGACTGGCTATTGTCGTTGCCTGTCTGGGTCTGCTGGGTTTGGCTACGTTTATGGCCGAACAACGCACCAAAGAGATTGGCATCCGCAAAGTGATGGGTGCTTCAGCCACCAATATCATCATATTACTGTCTGGAGATTTTACCAAATTGGTCATTCTTGCTTTTGTTATCGCTATCCCGGTAGCGTATTACCTCATGCAGTGGTGGCTGGAGGGCTTCGCTTATCGCACTAATATTAGCCTTTGGGTTTTCGTGCTGGCCGGAGTTGGAGCACTGCTGATTGCATGGCTCACTGTAAGCTGGCAATCTATCAAAGCAGCTCTAGCTAACCCCATAGATTCACTTAAAACAGAATGA
- a CDS encoding helix-turn-helix domain-containing protein, protein MNHPPIFLKKTKNHKSMMRIYLRRFVSRKELADRLGISEATLKRKMKRVQGIEQKRYELLDSEIVSAFFNTYSLSPRSIEDIADYELNSSWNNTKLAC, encoded by the coding sequence ATGAATCACCCTCCTATATTTCTTAAAAAAACAAAAAACCATAAAAGCATGATGAGGATATATTTGAGAAGATTTGTGAGCAGGAAGGAATTAGCAGACCGATTGGGGATTAGTGAGGCAACGCTGAAAAGAAAAATGAAGAGGGTGCAAGGTATTGAGCAAAAAAGGTACGAACTCCTTGATTCTGAAATAGTTTCAGCCTTCTTTAATACCTACTCCCTTTCTCCCAGGAGCATAGAAGATATTGCAGACTATGAATTAAACAGCTCTTGGAATAACACAAAGTTAGCTTGTTAG
- a CDS encoding transglutaminase-like domain-containing protein, with product MQAAKRQIQSGKQYDKYFPRPKGLRQIIVKEGGSVEETVALCQKVVAETLSETKQIAPLLQGKTYEETARNIWQFIVTHIQYTLDNRASDVGAVERVRTPARTWHDRKNGSDCEDYSIFISSVLTNLGIPHSFRITKYNGKSHWQHIYVIIPRESGGGYITCDPVVDYRFNYEVPYSQKRDYEMPILHKKADRRPIGLSGLGAGIQLQALCCTAGIDAAEFAEQESLAGLPAVRLPIDPKTVKTLNGVAQYATAKNITLLAGAGGLLYFLLHKKSK from the coding sequence ATGCAGGCAGCAAAAAGGCAGATACAGTCAGGAAAGCAGTACGATAAGTATTTTCCAAGGCCCAAAGGGCTGAGGCAGATCATTGTCAAAGAAGGAGGTAGTGTAGAAGAAACGGTGGCACTCTGTCAAAAAGTAGTGGCGGAAACACTTTCTGAAACCAAACAGATTGCACCGCTATTACAGGGCAAGACTTACGAAGAAACAGCAAGGAACATCTGGCAGTTTATCGTCACCCACATTCAGTACACGCTGGACAATCGGGCAAGTGATGTTGGGGCAGTAGAAAGGGTCAGAACCCCTGCCCGCACCTGGCATGATCGCAAAAACGGATCAGACTGTGAAGACTATTCTATCTTTATCAGCTCGGTACTGACCAATCTGGGCATTCCGCATTCATTCAGGATTACCAAGTACAACGGCAAATCCCACTGGCAGCATATCTATGTAATCATTCCAAGGGAATCAGGTGGTGGTTATATCACCTGTGATCCGGTGGTAGACTATCGCTTCAATTACGAAGTACCCTACAGCCAGAAGAGGGATTATGAAATGCCGATTCTACATAAAAAAGCGGATCGCCGCCCGATAGGTTTATCAGGTTTAGGAGCTGGCATTCAACTTCAAGCCCTATGCTGTACTGCGGGAATAGATGCGGCTGAGTTTGCCGAGCAAGAAAGTTTAGCAGGCTTACCAGCTGTAAGACTGCCTATTGATCCAAAAACAGTCAAAACCTTAAACGGAGTAGCTCAATACGCTACAGCAAAGAATATTACCCTTTTAGCGGGTGCTGGCGGGCTTTTATACTTTCTGTTACACAAAAAGAGTAAATAA
- a CDS encoding glycoside hydrolase family 108 protein: protein MSFETAFAHLLQFEGNYANVEGDMGGETYQGIARRFHPHWSGWVTIDEYKVKHGPLKRNHYIPDEQLDQKVRAFYLANYWHEIYCSKIIDERVAHLMFDFYVHSGHVGMKVVQRCVNQLLDRDVLKVDGIIGKISLSWINQIPGDLLHDLVKERRRDYLEGLASRPGQAKFLKGWMKRVDSFPTLT from the coding sequence ATGAGTTTTGAAACAGCATTTGCCCACCTGTTGCAATTTGAAGGTAACTATGCCAACGTAGAAGGAGATATGGGAGGAGAAACTTATCAAGGAATAGCCAGGCGCTTTCATCCGCATTGGAGTGGATGGGTGACGATTGATGAGTATAAAGTAAAGCACGGTCCACTAAAAAGGAATCACTACATTCCGGATGAGCAGTTGGATCAAAAAGTGAGAGCATTTTATCTAGCTAACTACTGGCATGAGATCTATTGCAGCAAAATCATAGACGAGCGGGTAGCCCACCTCATGTTTGACTTTTATGTACACAGTGGTCATGTAGGGATGAAAGTCGTACAGCGCTGTGTCAATCAACTCTTAGACCGGGACGTGCTTAAAGTAGATGGCATCATCGGCAAAATATCGCTCTCCTGGATCAATCAAATACCAGGGGATCTGCTCCATGATCTGGTCAAAGAGCGCAGAAGAGACTATTTAGAAGGTCTCGCTTCTCGGCCAGGGCAGGCTAAATTCTTAAAAGGCTGGATGAAACGGGTAGATTCATTTCCCACTTTAACTTGA
- the xerA gene encoding site-specific tyrosine recombinase/integron integrase has translation MNDTNSFLLEVKRKLVLRGYSRSTIRGYSQMLQLFANHFPDRDLRTITEEEIKTFMLHQISTRKLSHSYQNQMINAIKFYFEHVLGRARTYYDLERPRKIFRLPIVLSPEEIKRLLTQVHNLKHQAMLQTIYGCGLRVSELIHLRIKDIDSARMMVIIKHGKGAKDRVVPLSGKLLVLLRRYFLAYRPKEYLFEGQFGGMYSTRSVQQIFQRARKAAGIKKNATLHTLRHSYATHLLEAGTDLRYIQVLLGHNSSKTTEIYTHVSRTHIKKITSPLDAIT, from the coding sequence ATGAATGATACGAACTCATTTTTACTGGAAGTAAAGCGTAAACTGGTGCTGAGAGGGTATAGTAGAAGCACTATTCGTGGCTACAGCCAAATGTTGCAATTATTTGCCAACCATTTTCCGGATAGAGATCTCCGTACCATTACCGAAGAAGAAATAAAAACTTTCATGTTACATCAGATTTCTACCAGGAAACTTTCTCATTCCTATCAGAATCAGATGATCAACGCAATAAAGTTTTATTTTGAACATGTTTTGGGCAGAGCCAGAACGTACTATGACCTGGAAAGACCCAGGAAGATCTTTCGCTTACCTATCGTACTCTCTCCGGAAGAAATTAAACGGCTTCTGACTCAGGTGCATAATCTAAAGCATCAGGCCATGCTTCAGACTATCTATGGATGTGGATTAAGAGTCTCAGAACTTATTCACCTTAGAATCAAAGACATAGATTCAGCAAGGATGATGGTGATTATTAAACATGGCAAAGGAGCCAAGGATAGGGTAGTGCCATTATCTGGTAAGCTGCTTGTTTTACTTAGAAGATACTTTCTGGCCTACCGGCCTAAAGAGTATTTATTTGAAGGTCAATTTGGAGGAATGTACAGCACAAGAAGTGTACAGCAGATATTTCAAAGGGCAAGGAAAGCTGCTGGAATTAAGAAAAATGCTACACTTCATACCTTAAGACACAGCTATGCCACACATTTGCTGGAAGCTGGCACCGATTTGCGGTATATCCAGGTACTATTGGGGCACAATAGCAGCAAAACTACGGAGATTTACACGCACGTAAGCAGAACACATATCAAAAAAATTACTTCTCCTCTGGATGCCATTACTTAG
- a CDS encoding SMI1/KNR4 family protein: MHQPLASIRKMEKIIDKYLNRLISIELNKLPQDIEPEMSDPNQDQNEEWIIWFPVPSKVKDEEIIEFESRLGYRLPESYKRFLKFKHFYELQISECSFCEHPVNTWRYSLSEMVFDGYPRELLIDKGRIPFANWSDWGLLCFDTTKEFENQDYPIVLWDHEISDEFEPRYSDFESMIYKLDKEVNAS, translated from the coding sequence ATGCATCAGCCGTTAGCTAGCATTAGAAAAATGGAAAAAATAATTGATAAATATTTAAACCGTTTGATTTCAATTGAGCTGAATAAACTACCTCAAGACATTGAACCTGAGATGTCAGACCCAAACCAAGATCAAAATGAAGAATGGATAATTTGGTTTCCAGTTCCAAGTAAAGTTAAAGATGAGGAAATAATAGAATTTGAAAGTAGACTTGGATATAGATTGCCAGAATCTTATAAAAGATTTTTGAAATTCAAACATTTCTATGAGCTCCAAATATCTGAATGTTCCTTTTGTGAGCATCCGGTGAACACTTGGAGATACTCCTTAAGTGAAATGGTTTTTGATGGGTACCCAAGAGAATTATTAATTGATAAAGGACGTATTCCTTTTGCAAATTGGAGTGATTGGGGATTATTATGCTTTGATACTACAAAAGAATTTGAAAATCAAGATTACCCGATTGTATTATGGGATCATGAAATCTCGGATGAATTTGAACCAAGGTATTCAGATTTTGAGAGTATGATTTATAAATTAGATAAAGAAGTAAACGCTAGCTAA
- a CDS encoding DUF4160 domain-containing protein: MPEVFRTLGYIFFFYSNDHLPVHIHVKGKGGSARYELEPEIRLTDSKGLKTKELRQIEKLISQRRGQLVAAWHQYFKEKN; the protein is encoded by the coding sequence ATGCCAGAGGTATTCAGAACATTAGGCTACATCTTCTTCTTCTACAGCAATGATCATCTTCCTGTGCATATACATGTAAAAGGCAAGGGTGGGTCAGCACGATATGAACTTGAACCGGAAATTAGGCTTACCGACAGCAAGGGATTAAAAACCAAAGAACTCAGGCAAATTGAAAAGCTTATTTCTCAAAGAAGAGGACAATTAGTTGCCGCTTGGCACCAGTATTTCAAAGAAAAAAATTAG
- a CDS encoding recombinase family protein, protein MKIGYARVSTVDQNLHLQKDALESAGCEKIIVDTISGSVLLRPGLEKVKEQLREGDSLVVWRLDRLGRSLKDLISWSGYLEEKGIGLVSLQESIDTSSSTGKLVFHMFGALAEFERNLIRERTMAGLQAARSRGKMGGRPKALTKDKQKLLIQLYKDQSISVKQICQMMNISKPTLYKYVKNVIVS, encoded by the coding sequence ATGAAAATAGGATACGCCAGAGTCTCAACCGTAGATCAAAACTTGCACCTTCAAAAAGATGCACTTGAGAGTGCAGGTTGTGAAAAAATCATTGTGGATACCATCAGCGGATCTGTATTACTCCGTCCTGGCCTGGAGAAGGTAAAAGAGCAACTTCGTGAAGGGGATTCACTGGTAGTATGGCGACTGGATCGGTTGGGCCGTTCTCTCAAGGATCTGATTAGCTGGTCCGGATATTTAGAAGAAAAAGGCATAGGATTAGTGAGTCTTCAAGAATCTATTGATACCAGTTCTTCTACCGGTAAACTGGTGTTTCATATGTTTGGTGCCCTGGCAGAATTTGAGCGTAACCTAATCCGCGAAAGAACAATGGCTGGCTTGCAAGCCGCACGCTCCCGGGGCAAAATGGGCGGCAGACCTAAAGCGCTAACCAAAGACAAGCAAAAGCTTCTGATACAGCTGTACAAAGATCAAAGCATATCCGTAAAGCAAATCTGTCAGATGATGAATATCTCTAAGCCTACATTATATAAGTATGTGAAGAATGTTATAGTAAGTTAA
- a CDS encoding KAP family P-loop NTPase fold protein encodes MKSIERIYQFIFTRNKLLFISGIIFFVLFRKPIELFISETVVKYVFAHINSIWYNDIVFLLIVSGVIILTLHRYNKYIPSYNFSCFLLSISVVYIGYRLTDEKWYFTAFSFISYFKYADILILLSVCQLILIVGRKKEFPSYSYNSFFDDQPLGSKGNDKLGYNSYAELLGDKILSSHFSQAFAIGINGKWGLGKTSFIDLLKRKLQNDDIIEINFNAWNSHSPKAIIKDFFETVQEKIRPYHSSLSRLLIQYSNKLVAINNNKVTQSIQATISALTGFESLNSLYEDINKALKRINKKIVVYIDDLDRLDKDEIIEVIRLIRNTANFYNTFFIVAYDKNYVVNALKQHNHYRQEEFLEKIFQVEVTLPYFKKDALRYKLAEKLKEMLPEGIHSTIESEVIGTASSKPPYLNEWLESMRDVTRLTNALLLNLSKLTGEVDFCDFMRIELLRIKYPSAYELLHRKTLDFLNTTTRGSSNKNYYQLIKITEEEKRKLKDIEKGVSSYFELYLTRNYTELSIPQNEISKITDFVDGIFGSGTSLGFYSYSQSRSHLSIIFPSKFNRYFAYTLLDGALSEVEFSNARALNQNKFNSNITHWVEGGLEFEVKDRFSEVKSFDNREDYEKIIRAIFHLANQPSKNKGFYAEILVGYDGENLMHKMSNYDKQLVEKFYPETNGEQILRGFVNELFDQAASPFHFESDFIKYLNGRFSDSFPLTKEELKRKSLDYFRRYCSETDKLDRWVWYLFYRCEQTEWIPTGHNSHVSQDNMPAEAKEIMVDFIFNKDLDGFLFEIIDIESFKQKTFAINGAVLKVFNSWESFQEKLVEINEQNSKYLNEFKEFLAEFASKNYSQYVEFQFETIPVKEKMRK; translated from the coding sequence ATGAAAAGTATTGAAAGAATATATCAGTTTATCTTTACTAGGAATAAACTTCTATTTATAAGTGGCATTATTTTTTTTGTTTTGTTTAGAAAACCTATAGAGTTATTTATATCAGAGACCGTTGTAAAATATGTTTTTGCTCATATAAATTCCATATGGTATAATGACATTGTCTTTTTGCTAATAGTCAGTGGTGTAATCATTTTGACGCTTCATAGATATAATAAGTATATCCCTTCATATAATTTTTCATGCTTTCTATTATCTATATCGGTTGTTTATATAGGGTATCGGCTTACTGATGAAAAGTGGTATTTTACTGCTTTTAGCTTTATATCATACTTCAAGTATGCGGATATCCTAATTTTGTTATCAGTTTGTCAGTTGATATTGATTGTAGGACGGAAAAAAGAATTCCCTTCATACTCATATAATTCATTTTTTGATGATCAACCCTTAGGTTCAAAAGGAAATGATAAACTAGGTTATAACTCATATGCCGAACTTTTAGGGGATAAAATATTATCAAGTCATTTTAGTCAAGCTTTTGCGATTGGTATAAATGGTAAATGGGGATTAGGTAAGACTTCTTTTATTGATTTATTGAAGCGAAAATTGCAAAATGATGATATTATTGAAATAAATTTTAATGCCTGGAATAGTCACTCACCAAAAGCAATAATTAAAGATTTCTTTGAGACAGTTCAAGAGAAAATTCGCCCTTATCACTCTTCATTATCAAGATTACTCATTCAATACTCAAACAAGCTAGTAGCTATAAATAACAATAAAGTTACTCAATCGATACAGGCTACCATTTCTGCCCTTACAGGTTTTGAGTCGTTAAATAGTCTATACGAGGATATTAACAAAGCTTTAAAGAGGATAAATAAGAAAATAGTAGTCTACATTGATGACTTGGACAGATTAGATAAAGATGAGATTATTGAAGTTATAAGATTGATTCGTAACACTGCAAATTTTTACAACACTTTCTTTATTGTAGCATATGACAAAAATTATGTTGTGAATGCTTTAAAGCAGCACAATCATTATAGGCAAGAAGAATTTTTGGAGAAGATTTTTCAAGTTGAAGTAACATTGCCTTATTTCAAAAAAGATGCTTTACGTTATAAACTTGCGGAAAAGCTTAAAGAAATGCTTCCCGAGGGTATTCATTCAACTATTGAATCTGAGGTTATAGGCACAGCATCTTCCAAACCTCCTTATTTAAATGAGTGGCTTGAAAGCATGAGGGATGTTACTAGGCTTACCAATGCCTTACTTCTTAATCTTAGCAAATTAACAGGAGAAGTGGATTTTTGTGATTTTATGCGTATAGAACTATTGCGAATTAAATACCCATCAGCTTACGAACTTTTACATAGAAAAACCCTTGATTTCTTGAATACAACAACCAGAGGTTCCTCGAATAAAAATTACTATCAATTAATAAAAATTACAGAGGAAGAAAAAAGAAAATTGAAGGATATTGAAAAAGGAGTCAGTTCCTATTTTGAATTATACCTGACTAGGAATTATACAGAGCTATCAATACCCCAAAACGAGATTTCAAAAATTACCGATTTCGTGGATGGAATATTTGGGAGTGGTACTTCCTTAGGATTTTATTCATACTCCCAATCACGGTCACATTTGTCAATTATATTTCCAAGTAAATTTAATCGTTATTTTGCCTATACTCTATTGGACGGAGCACTTTCAGAAGTAGAATTTAGTAATGCAAGAGCGTTAAATCAAAACAAATTTAATTCTAACATAACTCATTGGGTTGAAGGAGGTTTAGAGTTTGAGGTAAAGGACCGATTTAGTGAAGTAAAATCCTTTGATAATCGAGAGGATTATGAGAAAATAATTAGAGCAATATTTCATTTGGCCAATCAACCATCTAAAAACAAAGGTTTTTATGCAGAAATTTTAGTTGGTTACGATGGAGAAAACTTGATGCATAAAATGAGTAATTATGATAAACAATTAGTTGAAAAATTTTATCCTGAAACAAATGGTGAGCAAATATTAAGAGGCTTTGTAAATGAGTTATTTGACCAGGCTGCATCTCCCTTTCACTTCGAGTCAGATTTTATCAAATATTTAAATGGCAGGTTTTCAGATTCTTTTCCTTTGACTAAAGAGGAACTTAAAAGAAAAAGTCTTGACTATTTCAGGAGATACTGTTCAGAAACTGACAAATTGGATAGATGGGTTTGGTATTTGTTTTATAGATGTGAACAGACAGAATGGATTCCTACAGGACACAATTCTCATGTAAGTCAAGATAATATGCCTGCCGAAGCAAAGGAGATTATGGTAGATTTTATTTTCAATAAGGACCTGGATGGTTTTCTTTTTGAGATAATCGATATTGAATCATTTAAACAAAAGACATTTGCAATAAATGGTGCTGTTTTGAAGGTTTTTAATAGTTGGGAGTCCTTTCAAGAAAAGCTTGTAGAAATAAACGAACAAAATTCTAAGTACCTGAATGAATTCAAAGAATTTTTGGCCGAGTTTGCTTCTAAGAACTATTCACAATATGTTGAATTTCAATTTGAAACTATACCGGTTAAGGAAAAGATGAGAAAATAA
- a CDS encoding PIN-like domain-containing protein produces the protein MENTFKEYYRLSQNELKNLWETGIIVLDTNILLNFYRYSDSTISEFLNVLEKLRERLWLPYQIGREFHEERLDVIQQQIKVYSDSISKIDDIKKDFSNKNRNPFLSDELYAQFSNVLNKVNAELILKKEKYESRLSNDDVLVQISTIFNDRNGQEYIESKIKEIYSTGEKRYKDKIPPGYKDNNKPQNKKFGDLIIWFQLIDKVEEIKKPILYVTDDSKEDWWLIKSGKKLGPRPELRKEFFQKTNQLFYIYQPFKFLEFAKEKLSINIKETTIDEVKELKPINNDRLYQIDNELLISITLEKNSDKHNLDGFINLLESFGYDTHIEKLNELNCKIFILAPNIPDITRRIRTKFVSQIESYGLKLIDFKPEIKGSIN, from the coding sequence ATGGAAAATACTTTTAAGGAGTACTACAGACTCTCTCAAAATGAACTAAAAAATTTATGGGAGACAGGCATAATAGTTCTCGATACTAATATTTTATTAAACTTTTATAGGTATTCAGACAGTACAATCAGTGAATTTTTGAACGTTCTGGAAAAATTAAGGGAAAGGCTTTGGCTGCCTTATCAGATAGGGAGAGAATTTCATGAGGAAAGATTAGATGTTATTCAGCAACAGATAAAAGTTTATTCCGACTCAATCTCTAAGATTGATGATATCAAAAAAGATTTCTCCAACAAAAACAGAAATCCCTTTTTATCAGATGAGCTTTATGCACAATTTTCTAATGTCCTTAACAAAGTAAATGCAGAGTTAATTTTAAAAAAAGAAAAGTATGAATCCAGGCTATCTAATGACGATGTTTTAGTTCAAATATCAACAATATTTAATGATAGAAATGGACAAGAGTATATAGAATCAAAAATTAAGGAAATCTATTCTACAGGAGAAAAACGCTATAAGGACAAAATACCCCCTGGATATAAGGATAATAACAAGCCTCAAAATAAAAAGTTTGGTGATTTAATTATATGGTTTCAATTGATAGATAAGGTAGAAGAAATTAAAAAGCCTATTCTATATGTGACAGATGATTCCAAAGAAGATTGGTGGCTCATCAAATCTGGGAAAAAACTTGGTCCTAGGCCAGAACTTCGAAAAGAATTTTTTCAAAAAACAAATCAATTATTTTACATATATCAGCCTTTCAAGTTCTTAGAATTTGCAAAAGAGAAACTCAGCATTAATATAAAAGAAACTACCATAGATGAAGTAAAAGAATTGAAGCCTATTAACAATGATAGGCTATATCAGATTGACAATGAGCTATTGATATCAATAACTCTTGAGAAAAATTCCGATAAACATAATTTAGATGGATTTATTAATCTTCTCGAATCTTTTGGTTATGATACACATATCGAGAAATTAAATGAGTTGAATTGTAAAATATTTATTCTAGCACCAAATATTCCAGATATAACTCGCAGAATTAGAACAAAGTTTGTTTCCCAAATTGAATCATATGGTTTGAAGCTTATAGATTTTAAACCTGAAATAAAAGGGAGTATAAATTAA